The following are encoded together in the Strongyloides ratti genome assembly S_ratti_ED321, chromosome : 2 genome:
- a CDS encoding Proteasome subunit alpha type-5, producing the protein MFLTRSEYDRGVNTFSPEGRLFQVEYAIEAVKLGSTAIGICTSEGVILAAEKRTVSPLVIGKTHEKISQVDTHIGVAFAGIIADSRTLVERAQIEAQNYWFTYNKKCGVDDVTRSVANVALQFGDDDVKASMSRPFGVSMLFGGVDEEGPKLFHVDPSGTFTQCDAKSVGSACEGATHNIKEQYHEAITLLEAKKMALNILKLVMEEKISCDTVEMVQITPEKNEKGDQTGKFHRLTDVEMTPLIESVA; encoded by the exons atgtTTTTGACAAGAAGTGAGTATGATCGTGGAGTTAATACCTTTTCTCCAGAAGGACGTCTTTTTCAAGTTGAATATGCTATTGAAGCCGTAAaa CTTGGATCAACAGCAATTGGAATTTGTACAAGTGAAGGAGTCATTCTTGCTGCAGAAAAAAGAACAGTTTCACCATTAGTTATTGGTAAGACACATGAAAAAATATCTCAAGTAGATACACATATTGGAGTTGCATTTGCCGGAATTATTGCAGATTCACGTACATTAGTTGAAAGGGCACAAATAGAAGCTCAAAATTATTGGTTTACCTACAACAAAAAATGTGGTGTTGATGATGTTACAAGATCTGTTGCTAATGTTGCTCTTCAATTCGGTGATGATGATGTAAAAGCTTCAATGTCTCGTCCATTTGGTGTATCTATGTTATTTGGTGGTGTTGATGAAGAAGGTCCAAAACTATTTCACGTTGATCCATCAGGAACATTTACTCAATGTGATGCTAAAAGTGTTGGTTCTGCTTGTGAAGGAGCAACtcataatattaaagaacAATATCATGAAGCTATCACACTTTTAGAAGCAAAAAAAATGgctttaaatattcttaaacTAGTTATGGAAGAAAAAATTAGCTGTGATACAGTTGAAATGGTACAAATAACTCcagaaaaaaatgaaaaaggtGATCAGACAGGGAAATTCCATAGGCTCACAGATGTTGAAATGACTCCACTTATTGAATCGGTTgcctaa